The following DNA comes from Agromyces mangrovi.
GTCGACGTCGCCGTCGGGGCCCTGGAGCCACGCCCAGCCGAAGATGTTCACGGCGACCAGGTCGACGCCCGCCTCGCGCATGAGCGCGACGTCCTCGCGCCAGACCGACGGATCCCACTGCTCGGGGTTGTAGTCGCAGCCGAAGGCGATGCCCTGGTGCACGAACCGCGGGCGTTCTGTGGCAGGCGCGGCATCGGCCAGCGGCGGGGTTAGCGCCGGCATCGTCGCGAGGTGCTCCACGGTGCTCCCGGTGATCGTCGTTGATTCTGTGAACGTGCACACATTCGGTCGATCTTCATCGGGGCGGAGAAATGTGTGAACGTGCACAGACTGCCAGCCCGCCTCCCCCGTGTCAAGCCGCTGCGCCGCTACAGTGGGTCGCATGACGACGAAGCCGGGGCGTTCGAAGCGGGCCACCGTGCACGACGTCGCGCTCGAGGCGGGCGTCTCGCGCGGCACCGTGAGCCGCTACGTCAACGGCGAGCGCTACGTCTCCGCGGCCGCGCGCGAGGCGATCGAGGCCGCGATCGCGAAGGTCGGCTACGCGCCGAACACGGCCGCCCGCAACCTCGTCATGCAGCGCACGCAGGCCGTCGGCCTCATCGTGCACGAGCCGCACTCGCTGTTCGTCGAGGACCCGAACATCGGCGAGATCCTCCTCGGCGCCAACACGCGGCTCTCCGAGGCCGACCACCAGATGGCCGTGCTCATCGTCGACACCGAGCGCGACACCGACCGCGTCGCACGGTACCTCTCGGGCGGCCTCGTCGACGGCGTCATCATCGTCTCGGCGCGGGCCGACGACCCCGTCACCCGGGTGGTCGAGCGCCTGCAGCTCCCCGCCGCGTACGTCGGGCACCCGCCCGGCGCGGCCGGCTCCGCGTCGTTCGTCGTGATCGACAACCGCGGCGCGGCCGCCACGATCACCGGCCGGCTCGCCGACACCGGCCGGACGCGCATCGGCATGATCGCCGCCGCGCTCGACCGCGACTCGGGCGCCGACCGGCTCGCCGGGTTCCGCGAGGCCCTCGGCGACGCGTTCGACGAGACGCTCGTCGAACCCGTGCCCCTGTACTCGTACTCGGCGGGACGCGACGGCATGCGTCGCCTGCTCGAGCGCGCGCCCGACCTCGACGGGCTCTTCGCGGCATCCGACGCCGTCGCCGCCGGGGCCATCGAGGCGATCAAGGAGTCGGGCCGCCAGGTGCCCGGCGACATCGGCGTCGTCGGGTTCGACGACAGCGCCTGGGCGCTGCGCACCACCCCCGCGCTCTCGACCGTGCGCCAGCCGGCCGCCGTCCTCGGCGCCGAAGCCGCGCGCCTCGTGCTCGCGCAGCTCCAAGGGGACGCACCACCTGCCGAGACCCAGATCGACTGCGACATCGTCTGGCGCGAGTCGGCCTGAGCGTCAGCGCAGCTCGGCTACGGTCGCCCTGATGTCCTTCATGAGCACGTACAGGCATCGGCGGGAGTCGGGCATCAGCACGAACCCCCAGCGTTCAGTGAACGAGACGGCGGCGTCGTCGATCGCGTCGACGACGATCGCACGCGCACCGACCGAATCGGCCGCCGCCACGCATCGCAGCATGGCGTCCTGCAGCAGCGATGCCCCGAGCCCTCGCCCCTGATCACGGGAGTCGACCGCGAGGCGGCCGAGGAGGATCACCGGGATCGGGTCGGGTGTGTTGCGCCGGAGCCTCGACGGCGTGCGGTGGTGCACGAGTGCATGCGTCGAGACGGCGTAGTAGCCCGCGATACGTTGCTCGCCGGCGACGCAGCTCACGAACGTGCGCGACGACCCATTGCGCTCGTTGCGCCGGGCGACTCGTGCGAGCCAGTCGTCGAGACTCGGCTCGCCGCAGTCGAAGCCGTCGAGCGCGTCGTCGTCCCCGATGGGGCGCGGACGAAGGTACACGCTCAGTCGACGAACACCGATGGCCGCTGCAGCAGCTCTGCGAGCTGCTGTACCGGCTGAGCCGGCCGCTCGAGCAGGGTGCTGAACTCCGACCAGGCGAGGTCGGACATGCGGAGTTCATGCTCGGCACGGATCACCTCGCGCGCCTGCTCGACCAGGAAGCTGACCGAGAAGTCGGTGACTGTGCGCCCGGAGAGCTGCGCGGCCTGCTCGATCGCAGCCTTCTGCTCCTGGGTGAGGCGAAGCTCGAGTCGTTGGTTCTTCGCTGCGGCGGGCATGGCAGCGAGTGTACGGCAATCTGCCGTACAGATCGAGACTTCGCCACATCAGGGTGCGACTGGCCCACTGTGGACAACCCGATTCCGGCCTGCGGTCGGCGCGAGGATGCATGACATGCCCCCGGAGCCGAGTTCGTCGCCCCTCGCACGTCTCACCGGACGACTCGGTCTGCCGAAGCGGACGCGCATCGCAACCGTCGCCGGAGCGACGGCGATCGTCCTCACGGCGGTGGCGCTCCCGATCACCGCAGTCGCGATCGACCGGCATGAGCGGCAGGTCGCGATCGAGCTCGAGCAGCGCGAGGCGGCCGCCGAGCGACGCACCGCTGCCGAGGTCGCCGTGGCGGTCACCGCGGTGAAGCAGGAGGCTCGCGCGTTCGATGCGGGATTCGAGGGCCTCAGCGACGAGTACTCCGCGGTTCTGGGCGAGGAGGAGGCCGCGGCGTTCGAAGCGGCCCGCGCCGCGCTGGCCGAGGCGATCGCCGACGGCGGCGAAGCGGAGGTGTCGGCTGCGGTCGGGGCACTCACCGGGGCGTTCGAGGCCCTTCTGGCGAGTGTGGAGCACCGGGTGGCAGCGATCATCGAAGCGAATCCGCTCGCAGGTGACGACGCCACGGCGGCACTGACGGCCTCGGTACAGGGACTCGGCGAGGCCGTCGACGCCTGGGCCGCCCTCGAGCCGGTCGGTGCCGCTGCGGACGCCGTCCGCGCGTCGCAGGACGCCGCGGCGAAGGCAGCAGCAGAGGCCGCAGCGGAAGCCGAGCGGCGACTCGCCGCCGGGGCGCCCAGCGGCGACGTGCCCATCGCCGGCGACGGGGTCCCGCCCAGCTACGTCCCGATGGGGTGGGGAGGCTCGGAGCCCGCCGTGATGGAGCTCGAGCCGGTGGGCGGACTCGACGGGCTCAACCACTGCGGCCCCGGCGATGCCGGGACGACCCGGTACGTCGAGATGACGTGGGAGGCGCGCCCGGGCAATACGGTCGACATCCACTACGCCGTCACGAACGCCGACGTGCGCGCGACCTCCGGGTTCGTCCAGCTCGTGTCGAACGGCCCCGAGCGGGGAACGGTCATGGTCCCCCGGCCCTGCTCCGAGGACGAAGCCGAGGCGACCCTCCTCACCGTCGACGCGTACGCGTCGAACGAGTGGGGAACGTCGTACGCGTTGTCGTGGTCGGGCATCTGAGCCTCGCCGGCGTCGCCTACACCCGGTGCACGTCAACGAAATGCTCGACCGCCGGGAACGGGCTGTAGAACCCATGCAGCAGGTCGCGCCATCGCGTGTACTCGGGCGACCCGCGGAACCCGACCTCATGCGCCTCGACCGACTCCCAGTGCACGAGCAGCAGGTACGCGTTCGGCGTCTCGATCGAACGCGACAGGCGCAGGTCGACGAACCCGGGCATCGACGAGATGATTGAGATGATTCCGGATGCCTCGGCGAACGCCGCCTCGAATGCGGCCTCCCGGCCCGGCACGACGGACAGGACGGCGTGCTCCAGGATCATCGCAACAGCGTATCGATCGAGTCGCAGTCCGGGCTCCTCGCAGAAACACGAAAACCCCCGCCTGAGCGGGGGTTCTTCACTGCTGGGGTACCTGGACTCGAACCAAGAACAACTGAACCAGAATCAGCCGTGTTGCCAATTACACCATACCCCAATGGCCCAGACCGCAGCCCGAGCCCGGCTCGAACCGAAGCCCGAACCGACATGCAACTCTAGCCCAGACTCGCGCCCCGGGCAAAACCGAGCGAGCGCGCCGGGCGCGCCGCGCGCCCGGTCACCCTGCGAGGTGCGCGCGCAAGCGCTCGATGCGCGCGAGCGACTCGTCGCGACCGAGGATCTGCATCGACTCGAACAGCGGCGGCGACACCCGCCGGCCCGAGATCGCGGTGCGCACCGCGCCGAACGCGAGGCGTGGCTTCAGGCCCAGCCCCTCGACCAGAGCACCGCGCAGCGCCTGCTCGATCTGGTCGTGCGTCCACTCGGCCGCGGGGATGCGCACGAGCGCCTCCCCCGCCGCTGCCAACGTCGCGGGCGCGTCCTCCTTCAGCGCGGCGAGCGCGTCGTCGGCGAACGGCAGCCCGGCGGCATCCGTGAACAGGAAGCCCAGCATGCCCGGCGCCTCCCCCAGAAGCCCGATGCGCTCCTGCACCAGCGGGGCGGCCTCGGCGAGCACCGCCTCCTGCGCGGGCGAGATGGGCGTCTCGACGAGCCCGGCGGCCTGGAGGTAGGGCACGGTTCGGCCCGCGAAGTCGGCGACGTCGAGCGCGCGCAGGTGGTCGCCGTTGATCGCCTCGGCCTTCTTCAGGTCGAAGCGCGCGGGGCTCGGGTTCACGTCGTGCACGTCGAACGCCTCGACGAGCTCGGCGCGGCTGAACACGTCGCGGTCGGCCGAGAAGCCCCAGCCGAGCAGCGCCAGGTAGTTCACGAGGCCCTCGGGAATGAACCCGCGGTCGCGGTGGTGGAACAGGTTCGACTCGGGGTCGCGCTTCGAGAGCTTCTTGTTGCCCTCGCCCATGACGTACGGCAGGTGCCCGAACTGCGGCACGAACGAGGTCACGCCGATGTCGATGAGCGCGTGGTACAGCGCGATCTGGCGGGGCGTCGACGACAGCAGGTCCTCGCCGCGCAGCACGTGGGTGATGCCCATGAGCGCGTCGTCGATCGGGTTCACGAGCGTGTACAGCGGGGCGCCGTTCGGGCGCACCACGACGAAGTCGATCGTCGAACCAGCGGGGAACGCGATGTCGCCGCGCACGAGGTCGGTGAACGACAGGTCGGCGTCGGGCACGCGCAGGCGCAGCGCGGGCGAGCGGCCCTCGGCGCGGAACGCGGCCCGCTGCTCCTCGGTCAGGTCGCGGTCGAAGTTGTCGTAGCCGAGCTGCTTCGGGCGGCCGTTGGCCTCGTTGCGGGCGTCGATCTCCTCGGCGTTCGAGTAGCTCTCGTAGAGGTGGCCGGCGGCGAGCAGGCGCTCGATGATCTCGCGGTAGATCTCGCCGCGCTGCGACTGGCGGTACGGGCCGTGCGGGCCGCCGGTCTCGACGCCCTCGTCCCAGTCGAGGCCGAGCCAGGTCAGCGCGTCGATGAGCTGGCCGTAGCTCTCCTCGCTGTCGCGGGCCGCGTCGGTGTCCTCGATGCGGAACACGAAGGTGCCGCCGGTGTGGCGCGCGTACGCCCAGTTGAACAGGGCCGTGCGCACGAGGCCCACGTGGGGCGTGCCGGTCGGCGAGGGGCAGAACCGCACGCGGACGTCAGCGCCGGTGGCGGTCGAGAAGGGGTGGGAGGTGTCGCTCATCGCCCTCCATGTTAGGGCGCGCGAGACCTCGCCGAGAACGGCCAGCGGATGCCCCCGCGAGCGGATCAGCCCGCGCTGCGGACCGGGTTGCCGAGCGTGCCGATGCCCGGCACCTTCACCTCGACGCGATCGCCGTCGACGATCGGGCCCACGCCCGCGGGCGTGCCCGTGAGCACGAGGTCGCCGGGCAGCAGCGTGAACGCGGCCGACGCGTACGCGATCACGTCGGCGATGGAGTGCACCATCAGGTCGAACGTGCCGTGCTGCTTGCGCTCGCCGTTGACGAGCGTCTCGATCTCGCCCGCCGACACGTCGAACTCGGTCTCGATGACCGGCCCGACGGGGCAGAACGTGTCGAAGCCCTTCGCGCGGGCCCACTGCCCGTCGGTCTTCTGCAGGTCGCGCGCGGTCACGTCGTTCGCGACCGTGTAGCCGAAGATCACGTCATCGGCGTCCTCGGCCGCCACGTTCCGGGCCACCCGGCCGATCACCACTGCGAGCTCGCCCTCGAAGTCGATGCGCTCGCTCTGCGGGGGCAGCACGATCGCGTCGCCCGGGCCGATCACCGACGTGTTCGGCTTGAAGAACAGCAGCGGCTCGGTCGGCGCCTCGTTGCCGAACTCCGCGGCGTGCTCGTGGTAGTTGCGGCCGACGGCGACGACCTTCGACCGCGGGATCACGGGCGCCAGCAGCGCCACCTCGCCGAGCGGCACGCGCTCTCCGGTCGGGTCGTACCCTGCGAACATCGGATCGCCCTTGAGGACGACCAGCTCGCGCTCCTCCTCGTCGACGATCCCGAACGTGATGGCTCCACCGTGGCTGAAACGCGCGATCTTCACGCGTTCAGCCTACAAGCGGGCATGACGAGGGCGAGCGGATGCCCCGGGGCATCCGCTCGCCCTGCATCGAACCGTCAGGCGTCGAGGCGCAGCATCCAGCCGTGGCGGTCCTCGCGGCGCCCGTACTGGATGTCGGTGAGCTCCTCGCGAAGCGACATGGTGAGCTCGCCCGCGGCCGCCGACGGCGAGCCGATGGTGAAGTCCTCGGCGACGATCTGGCCGATCGGCGTGATCACCGCGGCGGTGCCGCACGCGAACGACTCGACGATGTCGCCCGATGCCGCGCCCTCGCGCCACTCGTCGATCGTGACCTTGCGGCGCTCGACCGTGTGCCCGCGGTCGGCCGCGAGCTGCAGCACCGAGTCGCGCGTGATGCCCTCGAGGATGGAGTCCGACTCGGGCGTGACCAGCGTGCCGTCGCGGTACACGAGGACCACGTTCATGCCGCCGAGCTCCTCGACGTACTCGCCGTCGCGCAGGAACAGCACCTGCTGGCAACCCTTCTCGGCGGCCTCGGCCTGCGGCAGCAGGCTCGAGGCGTAGTTGCCGCCCGTCTTGGCCGCGCCCGTACCGCCCTTGCCCGCGCG
Coding sequences within:
- a CDS encoding LacI family DNA-binding transcriptional regulator, which produces MTTKPGRSKRATVHDVALEAGVSRGTVSRYVNGERYVSAAAREAIEAAIAKVGYAPNTAARNLVMQRTQAVGLIVHEPHSLFVEDPNIGEILLGANTRLSEADHQMAVLIVDTERDTDRVARYLSGGLVDGVIIVSARADDPVTRVVERLQLPAAYVGHPPGAAGSASFVVIDNRGAAATITGRLADTGRTRIGMIAAALDRDSGADRLAGFREALGDAFDETLVEPVPLYSYSAGRDGMRRLLERAPDLDGLFAASDAVAAGAIEAIKESGRQVPGDIGVVGFDDSAWALRTTPALSTVRQPAAVLGAEAARLVLAQLQGDAPPAETQIDCDIVWRESA
- a CDS encoding GNAT family N-acetyltransferase encodes the protein MYLRPRPIGDDDALDGFDCGEPSLDDWLARVARRNERNGSSRTFVSCVAGEQRIAGYYAVSTHALVHHRTPSRLRRNTPDPIPVILLGRLAVDSRDQGRGLGASLLQDAMLRCVAAADSVGARAIVVDAIDDAAVSFTERWGFVLMPDSRRCLYVLMKDIRATVAELR
- a CDS encoding DUF1778 domain-containing protein translates to MPAAAKNQRLELRLTQEQKAAIEQAAQLSGRTVTDFSVSFLVEQAREVIRAEHELRMSDLAWSEFSTLLERPAQPVQQLAELLQRPSVFVD
- a CDS encoding antibiotic biosynthesis monooxygenase family protein, giving the protein MILEHAVLSVVPGREAAFEAAFAEASGIISIISSMPGFVDLRLSRSIETPNAYLLLVHWESVEAHEVGFRGSPEYTRWRDLLHGFYSPFPAVEHFVDVHRV
- the gltX gene encoding glutamate--tRNA ligase — encoded protein: MSDTSHPFSTATGADVRVRFCPSPTGTPHVGLVRTALFNWAYARHTGGTFVFRIEDTDAARDSEESYGQLIDALTWLGLDWDEGVETGGPHGPYRQSQRGEIYREIIERLLAAGHLYESYSNAEEIDARNEANGRPKQLGYDNFDRDLTEEQRAAFRAEGRSPALRLRVPDADLSFTDLVRGDIAFPAGSTIDFVVVRPNGAPLYTLVNPIDDALMGITHVLRGEDLLSSTPRQIALYHALIDIGVTSFVPQFGHLPYVMGEGNKKLSKRDPESNLFHHRDRGFIPEGLVNYLALLGWGFSADRDVFSRAELVEAFDVHDVNPSPARFDLKKAEAINGDHLRALDVADFAGRTVPYLQAAGLVETPISPAQEAVLAEAAPLVQERIGLLGEAPGMLGFLFTDAAGLPFADDALAALKEDAPATLAAAGEALVRIPAAEWTHDQIEQALRGALVEGLGLKPRLAFGAVRTAISGRRVSPPLFESMQILGRDESLARIERLRAHLAG
- a CDS encoding fumarylacetoacetate hydrolase family protein; protein product: MKIARFSHGGAITFGIVDEEERELVVLKGDPMFAGYDPTGERVPLGEVALLAPVIPRSKVVAVGRNYHEHAAEFGNEAPTEPLLFFKPNTSVIGPGDAIVLPPQSERIDFEGELAVVIGRVARNVAAEDADDVIFGYTVANDVTARDLQKTDGQWARAKGFDTFCPVGPVIETEFDVSAGEIETLVNGERKQHGTFDLMVHSIADVIAYASAAFTLLPGDLVLTGTPAGVGPIVDGDRVEVKVPGIGTLGNPVRSAG